The Candidatus Hydrogenedentota bacterium genome includes the window GCTATACAAGGGAGTGACGTATAATGTCTGTTCGTGCCCGTCTATGTGTAATCATCTCCACATGCGCCGCGCTAAGCCTGTTCGCGCCCGCATGCGCAACACGCTCTCACGCCAATGCTCAATCTACTGCCGCCGCACATGCCACGCCAGTCGCAAAGAACGTCATCGTGATGGTTGGCGACGGCTTTGGTTTTAATCACGCGCTCGCTTCCGATTATTACGAGCACGGCGAAGCCGGCAAGCACCTCTATGAGCGCGAGTTCACGAATCTTGCCATGTCCACGTATTCGGTCAACGTCGAAGGCGGATACGATCTCTCCAAGGCGTGGACCAGCTTCGACTACTTCACGAAGGCTTCCACCGACTCCGCCGCGGCCGCGTCGGCCATGTCGACGGGCGTCAAGACCAAGAACGGCGCAATTGGCGTCGATGTCGACGGCAAGTCGGTCAAGCATATCGCGGAGCATGCGGAAGAACTCGGCAAATCGAGCGGCGTAATCACGACGGTGCCAATCAGTCACGCTACGCCCGCGGGCTTCTCCGCGCACGATGCGAGCCGCAGCAATTACGATGTCCTGGCGCGGCAAATGATCCTCGACAGCAAACTCGACGTCATCATGGGGGGCGGCCACCCGTTGTTTGACGCGGACGGAAAGCCGAGAGTCCCCAGCTCCGCCGAAGGCAAGGAATACCGTTACGTTGGCGGGCAAGAGACGTGGAACAAAATACTCGCTGGCTCAGCAGGCGGCGATGCAGATGGCGATGGCACTCCCGATTTGTGGACGTTGGTGCAGTCGCGCGAAGAGTTCCAAAAACTGGGATCTGGCGACGCGCCGAAGCGCGTGTTGGGCCTGGTCCAATCCGCCGAATCGACTCAAGTCGATCGAAGCGGCATCGACGATGAGCGCAGAGACGATGCGCCGTATCAAACACCGCTTCTTGAGACTTCTCCAACACTCGCCGAAATGTCCAAGGCCGCGTTGAATGTTCTCGACAGCAATCCCAAAGGCTTCTTTCTGATGATTGAAGGCGGCGCCATCGACTGGGCCAGTCACGCCAACGCTGGCGGCCGCATGATTGAAGAAGTGTCCGACTTCAACCGTGCCATCGAAGCCGTTGCCGAGTGGGTGTCTGCAAACAGCAGTTGGGATGAGACCCTCGTGATCGTTACGGCCGATCATGAAACGGGCTACATCTGGGGACCCGGCTCAAACCCGGATTGGAAACCTCTTGAGAACAAAGGGAAAGGCGTTATGCCCGGTATTCAGTTCAACAGCAAGGGGCATTCGAACAACCTCGTTCCGTTCTTCGTCAAAGGCGCCGGCGCGGAGTACGTCGCTTCAAAAGCGGTCCAAACCGACAAGAAGCGCGGACCTTTCCTGGATAATACCGATATCGCCAAAAGCGCAATGGAACTGATGCGATAGCATCGTCAAGACACTGCACGATAAGCGCGCCGGTCGAACGAGATTGTTTGGCCGGCGCGCAATTCTTATGAACCGCTGGAAACAGCCTTCGCATGCGAGACAACAGAATCGCTCCCCTCGATCATCTCGCAAAACCCTTCGACGGCCTCTGCGACTTTATCGGCGTCATAGTCCCAGTAGATGTGGTGGTTGGAGCGATCGAACCAAAGCAGTTCCTTCTTCGTGGAAGCCATCGCGTTGAACGCGCGTTCCGCGGCCTTTGCGCTCGCCGCCACATCGCCATGCGAGTGGACCATCAGGACTGGGCAAGTCACGTGGGATAGCGTGGACGGCTCGTTAACACGACGCGCGAGTTCCAGCAGCATCACACTCGATTTCGTCGGTATCCACGTGTACGAGACGATCTTCTTCTTGGCTTCCTTGCGGTTGACCTGCGTGAACAGGCGTCCCTTGTAGACCCAGCGTGTCACCGCTCTTCCGAGCGTCGTCCACCGTTCGGGCTTCAGGCCGTAGTACCAACGATCGGTCATCCCGAAGTACGCGCCGCCAAGTACGATTCCATCCACGGGAACACGTGATGCGGTCAGCGTGGACAGCGCACCACCCATGGAATGCCCCACAAGCACCACGCGAGTGTGCTTCTCGCGCAACGTAGTGGCCTCGGAGACAACGGCGCTAAGCAATTCGTCGGCTGTCACGTTTTCCAGGTCGCGCGGACTCGTTCCGTGTCCGGGCAGGCGCATTACGCGAACGCGCCATCCCTTCGCGGCGAGGCGCTCGGGCAAATCATTGAAGTTGTTTCCGGCTCCCGCAAACCCATGTACAAACAGCACGGCGTTTGGCGCGTCTTCAGGGCCCAGGTCACGCGCCTCCGATCCTCGCATCACGCCCGTCTGAGGGTCGCGCGGTGCATTGCGGTCTGCCGGATCGATCAGAAAGGACGGGATCATGCTGCACGCCAAGAGTAGCGGCGCGACGATAAGAACAAGAAGCAGAACAATCCGTTTGCTTCTCCGCCTACATGGGGCACTGCGCTCGCTTGGCTTGTTGCTGACTTCACTGCATTGCATGGCGAGTGCGTGAGTTACTCGCCGACGTCCAGTTCTTTCGCAAGCGACTTGAT containing:
- a CDS encoding alkaline phosphatase, translating into MSVRARLCVIISTCAALSLFAPACATRSHANAQSTAAAHATPVAKNVIVMVGDGFGFNHALASDYYEHGEAGKHLYEREFTNLAMSTYSVNVEGGYDLSKAWTSFDYFTKASTDSAAAASAMSTGVKTKNGAIGVDVDGKSVKHIAEHAEELGKSSGVITTVPISHATPAGFSAHDASRSNYDVLARQMILDSKLDVIMGGGHPLFDADGKPRVPSSAEGKEYRYVGGQETWNKILAGSAGGDADGDGTPDLWTLVQSREEFQKLGSGDAPKRVLGLVQSAESTQVDRSGIDDERRDDAPYQTPLLETSPTLAEMSKAALNVLDSNPKGFFLMIEGGAIDWASHANAGGRMIEEVSDFNRAIEAVAEWVSANSSWDETLVIVTADHETGYIWGPGSNPDWKPLENKGKGVMPGIQFNSKGHSNNLVPFFVKGAGAEYVASKAVQTDKKRGPFLDNTDIAKSAMELMR
- a CDS encoding alpha/beta fold hydrolase, which encodes MIPSFLIDPADRNAPRDPQTGVMRGSEARDLGPEDAPNAVLFVHGFAGAGNNFNDLPERLAAKGWRVRVMRLPGHGTSPRDLENVTADELLSAVVSEATTLREKHTRVVLVGHSMGGALSTLTASRVPVDGIVLGGAYFGMTDRWYYGLKPERWTTLGRAVTRWVYKGRLFTQVNRKEAKKKIVSYTWIPTKSSVMLLELARRVNEPSTLSHVTCPVLMVHSHGDVAASAKAAERAFNAMASTKKELLWFDRSNHHIYWDYDADKVAEAVEGFCEMIEGSDSVVSHAKAVSSGS